A stretch of the Alnus glutinosa chromosome 6, dhAlnGlut1.1, whole genome shotgun sequence genome encodes the following:
- the LOC133870836 gene encoding protein GLUTAMINE DUMPER 5, producing the protein MMRSIASPSAASKASSSLSPTPSVSNEVQPQGQRSPWHSPVPYLFGGLAAMLGLIAFALLILACSYWRLAGQFEEREGGDRSDERDLESGAGEGKEGENSEGKVVKVYEEKILVIMAGDVKPTFLATPVFAKAAASFGGGNDLKGENKEGDKADNCETKKKETGELDDHASSEENGDSQETPEAQHHSQ; encoded by the coding sequence atgATGAGGAGCATTGCCAGCCCAAGCGCAGCCTCAAaggcttcttcttcattgtcacCAACCCCATCAGTGTCAAACGAGGTACAGCCTCAGGGACAGCGGTCGCCGTGGCACTCTCCGGTGCCGTACCTCTTCGGAGGGCTTGCCGCGATGCTGGGTCTGATAGCGTTCGCGCTGCTGATCTTGGCCTGCTCGTACTGGAGGCTTGCAGGGCAGTTCGAGGAGAGGGAAGGAGGCGACCGATCCGACGAGAGAGATTTGGAGAGCGGTGCCGGCGAAGGGAAAGAGGGAGAGAACTCTGAGGGAAAGGTGGTGAAGGTGTACGAGGAGAAGATATTGGTGATCATGGCTGGGGACGTGAAGCCCACGTTCTTAGCCACCCCTGTGTTCGCTAAGGCAGCTGCGTCGTTTGGTGGTGGGAATGATTTGAAAGGCGAGAACAAAGAGGGAGACAAGGCAGATAACTGTGAGACGAAGAAAAAGGAGACTGGCGAGCTTGATGATCACGCTTCCAGTGAAGAAAATGGAGATTCCCAGGAGACCCCAGAAGCCCAACATCACAGCCAGTGA